A window of the Butyricimonas faecalis genome harbors these coding sequences:
- the atpE gene encoding ATP synthase F0 subunit C, with the protein MESLILLEVAAAGLSLAKIGACVGAGLAAIAAGIGIGKIGSSAMDAIARQPEETNNIRTNMIVIAALIEGVALFAIIVCLLALFV; encoded by the coding sequence ATGGAAAGTTTGATTTTATTGGAAGTTGCAGCAGCCGGGTTAAGTTTGGCTAAGATAGGTGCATGCGTTGGAGCAGGTTTGGCAGCTATTGCTGCGGGTATTGGTATCGGTAAGATCGGTTCTTCCGCGATGGATGCTATTGCGCGTCAGCCGGAAGAAACAAACAATATCAGAACCAATATGATCGTGATTGCGGCTTTGATCGAGGGGGTTGCTCTTTTCGCAATTATTGTTTGTTTGTTAGCATTGTTTGTATAA
- a CDS encoding tetratricopeptide repeat protein, producing the protein MKTRLIICGLFCLLTTTSLKATENKVGIDLYESGMIGAAKAFFLDNLKQQREGILQAETCYYLGECYWVSGFRDSAEMYYRKGIEFMPDYSYNRIGLVGLKLGKDVDGEELFKEAFTNKKDKKDAGVQLAIARAYLHAGNMVKAMEHVNQARGVDDEDGLPYLVEGDILSAQGKVGDACAKYEMAAYFSPDCVGACLKQARLYMSTNRSLAREKLDKAREVCPEFCGIYCMLGELHEMVGDSKAAADNYSKFIQSGHYDQDNLLRYAGILYFDKQYEKMLPVLQSVLKVQPESLVAKRLHVYCLAKREEGEKCLEAIKYFIESTPEECQICQDYLCYAEQLTLKKEYNEAITYYKKALCADCKRQELLKDIADLFVKNRDLDSAVVYYRQYFDFVKEPAAEDLLKLGKCYYNLACQDSVPELQKEELIKADSLFKELSVQVPNSYVSYFWRARVNSMLDPETTKGLAKPYYEKVIEIGSVQPERYKRELIESYKYLGYYHYVIADAITTKNNGNPDPAKEEYGEAKLFFSKVLMLDAKDEVALKALESIKL; encoded by the coding sequence ATGAAAACGAGATTAATTATATGCGGACTGTTTTGTTTGCTGACAACCACGAGTCTGAAGGCAACGGAGAATAAGGTCGGGATAGATCTTTATGAATCGGGGATGATCGGGGCTGCCAAAGCTTTTTTCCTGGATAATTTGAAACAACAACGAGAGGGAATTTTGCAAGCAGAAACTTGTTACTACTTGGGGGAATGTTATTGGGTGTCTGGATTCCGTGATTCTGCCGAGATGTATTACCGGAAAGGGATAGAGTTTATGCCTGACTATTCTTACAATCGAATCGGGTTGGTCGGGTTGAAATTGGGGAAGGATGTGGATGGTGAAGAGTTATTCAAGGAAGCATTTACAAATAAAAAAGACAAGAAAGATGCCGGTGTACAGTTGGCAATAGCTAGAGCTTACTTGCATGCAGGTAATATGGTAAAGGCAATGGAGCACGTGAATCAGGCGAGGGGGGTGGATGATGAGGATGGATTACCGTATTTGGTGGAAGGAGATATTCTGTCTGCACAGGGCAAGGTTGGAGATGCTTGTGCCAAATACGAAATGGCTGCTTATTTTAGTCCGGATTGCGTGGGGGCATGCTTGAAGCAGGCTCGTTTGTACATGTCTACGAATCGTTCTTTGGCACGTGAAAAGTTGGATAAAGCCCGGGAGGTATGCCCGGAGTTTTGTGGTATTTATTGTATGTTAGGGGAGTTACATGAAATGGTTGGAGATAGTAAGGCTGCTGCTGATAATTATTCAAAATTTATTCAGTCGGGGCATTATGATCAAGATAATTTGTTGCGATATGCCGGTATACTGTATTTTGATAAACAATATGAAAAGATGTTGCCCGTACTTCAATCCGTACTGAAAGTGCAACCGGAGAGTTTGGTGGCCAAGCGTTTACATGTCTATTGTCTTGCTAAACGAGAGGAGGGGGAAAAATGTCTGGAGGCCATAAAGTATTTTATCGAATCTACTCCTGAAGAGTGTCAGATTTGTCAGGATTATCTTTGTTATGCGGAGCAGTTGACCCTGAAAAAAGAATACAACGAGGCGATTACTTATTATAAAAAGGCGTTGTGTGCGGATTGTAAACGTCAGGAATTATTGAAAGATATTGCAGATCTTTTCGTGAAAAACAGGGATTTGGATTCGGCCGTGGTCTATTATCGGCAATATTTTGATTTTGTGAAGGAACCGGCCGCGGAAGATTTGTTGAAACTAGGGAAATGTTATTATAATTTGGCTTGCCAGGATTCGGTTCCGGAATTGCAAAAGGAGGAGTTGATAAAAGCAGATTCCTTATTCAAGGAGCTAAGCGTTCAAGTCCCCAATAGTTACGTGAGTTATTTTTGGCGGGCCCGGGTAAATTCCATGCTTGACCCGGAAACGACAAAAGGGTTGGCAAAACCATATTACGAGAAAGTAATAGAAATCGGGTCGGTACAGCCGGAACGTTATAAACGGGAGTTGATAGAAAGTTATAAGTACTTGGGGTATTATCATTACGTGATTGCTGATGCTATCACGACAAAAAATAATGGGAATCCAGATCCGGCAAAAGAAGAATACGGGGAGGCGAAGTTGTTTTTCTCTAAAGTATTAATGTTGGATGCTAAGGATGAAGTCGCATTGAAAGCTCTTGAGAGCATTAAGCTGTGA
- a CDS encoding PstS family phosphate ABC transporter substrate-binding protein: MNIRIGFWLLCLISLVACKGKKSGEPDTLFGGVIRVAVDETLSPLAEEEIAVFEAQYNQTGIVPIYTSEVDAITLLLRDSVRWVLATRPLSGDELESFHSNKFFPESIKIAIDGVALIVNRQNADSIFNVSTLKKVFSGEITRWNQLSTDSKLGDIQVVFDHRNSSTVRYVLDSICGRGNLSDRCHAAGTNRDVIEYVTRTPGAIGVIGVNWIGDEQDSLCRDFRKEIQVARISRAELPTCGNSYQPYQYYLYTGQYPLSRPIYILLNDPRSALPTGLTSFFAGARGQRIILKAGLLPATMPVNIVNVRDQL; the protein is encoded by the coding sequence ATGAATATTCGAATCGGTTTTTGGCTGTTATGCCTGATCTCCCTTGTGGCTTGTAAAGGAAAGAAGTCCGGGGAACCAGACACCTTGTTTGGCGGGGTAATTCGAGTTGCAGTCGACGAAACGCTGTCTCCCTTGGCAGAGGAAGAGATAGCTGTTTTTGAAGCTCAATATAATCAGACAGGTATTGTCCCGATATACACGAGTGAGGTAGATGCAATCACCTTGTTGTTACGCGATAGCGTGCGCTGGGTGCTGGCAACACGCCCTTTATCGGGGGACGAATTAGAGTCATTCCACAGCAATAAGTTTTTTCCGGAGTCCATTAAGATAGCTATTGATGGTGTTGCTTTGATTGTAAACAGACAAAATGCCGATTCGATATTTAACGTGAGTACTTTAAAGAAAGTATTTTCCGGTGAGATTACACGTTGGAACCAATTGTCGACAGACTCGAAATTGGGAGATATACAAGTCGTGTTTGATCATCGAAATTCCAGTACGGTACGCTACGTGCTAGATTCGATATGTGGAAGAGGTAACTTGTCTGATCGGTGTCATGCCGCCGGGACGAATCGGGATGTTATCGAGTATGTTACCCGGACTCCCGGTGCGATAGGGGTGATCGGGGTCAACTGGATCGGTGACGAACAGGATTCTTTATGTCGGGATTTTCGAAAAGAGATACAGGTAGCACGGATCAGTCGTGCAGAGTTGCCTACTTGCGGGAATAGTTATCAGCCTTACCAGTATTACCTCTATACGGGACAATATCCATTATCCCGCCCGATATACATTTTACTGAACGATCCTCGGAGTGCTCTTCCAACCGGGTTAACTTCCTTTTTCGCTGGAGCGAGAGGACAGCGGATTATTTTGAAAGCCGGATTGTTACCGGCCACGATGCCCGTGAATATCGTGAACGTGCGGGATCAACTTTAA
- a CDS encoding energy transducer TonB, whose translation MAKDINVNSIEWCDLIFEGKNKDYGAYELRKHSARRHLTAYFVIIGCVILAMVLPAFIRFLTPVKTQEKMVTVTELSDLKMDLPEVKEENKIVAVNVPPPPTLKTTIKFTAPVIKKDEEVREEDEIKTQDEVNQAKAAISVADVKGNDEENGKDIADLEDHKLIVASEDEVFQVVEQAPEYPGGMAALMKWISKEIKYPAIAQEMNIEGKVIVQFVIGRDGAVRDVQVLRTVDPTLDKEAVRVVKAMRKWIPGRQRGEPVSVRFTLPITFRLQ comes from the coding sequence ATGGCAAAGGATATAAATGTAAATTCGATAGAATGGTGCGATCTGATATTCGAAGGAAAGAATAAAGATTACGGGGCTTACGAGTTGCGCAAACACTCGGCCCGACGGCACTTGACAGCCTATTTCGTGATTATTGGCTGTGTGATTCTGGCAATGGTGCTTCCGGCATTTATCCGTTTCCTGACCCCTGTTAAGACGCAGGAAAAGATGGTGACGGTAACTGAGTTGTCTGATTTGAAGATGGATTTACCGGAAGTGAAGGAAGAGAACAAGATCGTGGCAGTGAATGTTCCGCCGCCACCGACACTGAAGACAACGATTAAGTTCACGGCTCCCGTGATTAAGAAAGATGAAGAGGTGCGAGAGGAAGACGAGATCAAAACGCAGGATGAGGTGAACCAGGCGAAAGCTGCAATTTCCGTGGCGGACGTGAAGGGGAATGACGAGGAAAACGGTAAGGATATTGCCGATTTGGAAGATCACAAATTGATCGTGGCAAGTGAAGACGAGGTTTTTCAAGTGGTGGAACAAGCTCCCGAGTATCCGGGAGGTATGGCTGCTTTGATGAAATGGATCAGTAAAGAGATCAAGTATCCTGCTATTGCCCAGGAGATGAATATTGAGGGAAAAGTAATTGTGCAATTCGTGATCGGACGAGACGGGGCGGTGCGTGATGTACAAGTGTTGCGTACTGTCGACCCGACGCTGGATAAGGAAGCCGTTCGCGTGGTAAAGGCCATGCGTAAATGGATTCCCGGAAGACAGCGAGGTGAACCGGTTTCCGTGCGGTTCACCTTACCGATCACGTTTAGATTGCAATAA
- the atpC gene encoding ATP synthase F1 subunit epsilon: MILKIVSPERVIYKGEVQMVKLPGTVGQFTVLENHAPLVSTLTPGQIVYKGAEEEKSVQIRGGVVEVRDNNVVVCIN; encoded by the coding sequence ATGATTTTAAAAATAGTATCTCCGGAAAGAGTGATTTATAAAGGTGAGGTGCAAATGGTGAAATTGCCGGGTACGGTGGGTCAGTTTACCGTGTTGGAAAATCATGCGCCTTTAGTATCTACATTGACACCGGGGCAGATTGTCTATAAAGGGGCAGAGGAGGAAAAGAGCGTGCAGATTCGTGGGGGTGTAGTGGAAGTTCGGGACAATAATGTGGTGGTTTGTATAAATTAA
- the atpB gene encoding F0F1 ATP synthase subunit A, which translates to MKNDLKYILLTLVLLVGTLVAGTLGVAAMGVSGEESQWDENELAVRVDSVMQQEEREDKAFDPKKTIFEHLGDEYGWTIIGKVTIPLPVIVRDNDGEWYFFSSSRLADGKTYKGFRVAWEGAYEGKIVGVDATGNEYRPYDFSITKNAFSVMISGLVTMLIVFSLVRFYKRKKFKAPRKGMGGLEMIIEMLYKEVIVSVLGKEAKRYAPYLLTLFFFIFISNMMGLIAVFPGGANVMGNMSITLVLALCTFVVINVSGTKEYWKDIFWPDVPVGLKCPVPLLPIIEIFGVFTKPVALMIRLFANMLGGHLIVLVLISLIFLFSVMGQVVLGVTTVFSVLFAVFMNLIHVLIGFIQAYVFMLLSTIFIGLARVRKVKS; encoded by the coding sequence ATGAAGAATGATTTGAAATATATATTGTTGACGCTTGTTTTGTTGGTCGGAACGCTAGTTGCGGGTACGCTTGGAGTGGCTGCAATGGGTGTTAGCGGGGAAGAATCGCAATGGGATGAAAACGAGCTTGCCGTACGAGTGGATTCCGTGATGCAGCAGGAGGAACGGGAAGATAAGGCTTTTGATCCTAAAAAGACTATTTTCGAGCATTTAGGGGACGAGTATGGATGGACGATTATCGGAAAGGTAACCATTCCTCTGCCCGTGATTGTTCGGGATAATGATGGTGAATGGTATTTTTTCAGTTCTTCACGTTTGGCTGACGGGAAAACGTATAAGGGGTTTCGTGTCGCCTGGGAGGGAGCTTATGAAGGAAAGATCGTGGGGGTAGATGCTACCGGAAACGAATATCGTCCGTATGATTTTTCTATTACCAAAAACGCTTTTTCCGTGATGATTAGCGGGTTGGTCACGATGCTGATCGTGTTCTCTTTAGTTCGCTTTTATAAAAGGAAAAAATTTAAGGCTCCGCGTAAAGGAATGGGAGGTTTGGAAATGATTATTGAAATGTTGTATAAAGAAGTTATTGTCAGCGTGTTGGGTAAGGAAGCCAAGCGATATGCTCCCTATTTGTTGACCTTGTTCTTTTTTATATTTATATCCAATATGATGGGTTTGATTGCCGTATTTCCGGGAGGGGCGAATGTGATGGGAAATATGTCGATTACGCTGGTCTTGGCGTTATGCACTTTCGTGGTGATTAATGTTTCAGGAACGAAAGAGTATTGGAAAGATATATTTTGGCCGGATGTACCCGTGGGATTGAAATGTCCGGTGCCTTTGTTACCGATTATCGAAATATTCGGGGTATTCACGAAACCGGTGGCCTTGATGATACGTCTTTTCGCTAATATGTTGGGAGGACACTTGATCGTGCTGGTATTGATTTCGTTGATCTTTTTATTTAGTGTGATGGGCCAGGTGGTGTTGGGTGTTACAACGGTATTTTCCGTATTGTTTGCCGTGTTTATGAACTTGATTCACGTGTTGATCGGGTTTATTCAAGCATACGTGTTTATGTTGCTTTCAACAATCTTTATCGGGTTGGCGAGAGTGAGGAAAGTTAAAAGCTAA
- the atpD gene encoding F0F1 ATP synthase subunit beta has translation MTQKVGYVTQVIGPVVDVIFEGGGVDLPPIYEALEIERENGSKLIVEVEQHVGEDTVRCVAMDTTDGLYRGMKVLDLDRTLTMPTGDQIKGRLLNVTGDAIDYLAPLDYKETNSIHREAPKFEDLSIKEELLLTGIKVIDLLEPYSKGGKIGLFGGAGVGKTVLIMEMINNIAKGHNGYSVFAGVGERTREGNDLLREMIESGVINYGDKFKEEMAKGKWDLEKVDMEKVKQSQATLVFGQMNEPPGARLRVALSGLTVAEMFRDSNAGGKEILFFIDNIFRFTQAGSEVSALLGRMPSAVGYQPTLASEMGKLQERITSTKNGSITSIQAIYVPADDLTDPAPATTFSFLDATTVLSRKITELGIYPAVDPLESSSRILDPEIVGEEHYQTAQRVIELLQHYNELQDIIAILGVDELSDSDKVVVARARRAQRFLSQPFHVAEQFTGIPGVMVPLEETIRGFKMILDGDMDEYPEQAFMNAGTIDDVIKKGKEMIEQAKSRN, from the coding sequence ATGACACAGAAAGTCGGATACGTGACACAAGTGATTGGGCCTGTTGTGGACGTTATTTTTGAAGGTGGAGGGGTTGATTTACCTCCTATTTACGAGGCACTGGAGATTGAGAGGGAGAATGGCTCGAAGTTGATTGTTGAGGTGGAACAACACGTGGGGGAAGATACAGTGCGTTGTGTAGCTATGGATACAACCGACGGTTTATATCGCGGTATGAAGGTCTTGGATTTAGACCGGACGTTGACGATGCCTACGGGCGATCAGATTAAAGGACGTTTATTGAACGTAACCGGTGATGCCATTGACTACTTGGCACCATTGGATTACAAGGAGACAAATTCGATACACCGCGAAGCACCGAAATTTGAGGATTTGTCTATTAAGGAGGAGTTGTTACTTACGGGAATTAAGGTGATCGATTTGTTGGAACCTTATTCGAAAGGCGGAAAGATCGGTTTGTTTGGGGGAGCCGGAGTTGGTAAGACCGTGTTGATCATGGAGATGATTAATAATATTGCCAAAGGACATAATGGGTATTCCGTTTTTGCCGGGGTGGGAGAGCGTACTCGGGAAGGGAACGATTTGTTGCGGGAGATGATTGAGTCGGGGGTTATCAATTATGGTGATAAGTTCAAGGAAGAGATGGCAAAGGGCAAGTGGGATTTGGAGAAGGTAGATATGGAGAAGGTAAAACAGTCGCAGGCAACGTTGGTTTTCGGGCAGATGAATGAACCTCCCGGAGCACGTTTACGAGTGGCTTTGTCCGGTTTGACAGTTGCGGAAATGTTTCGGGATTCAAATGCCGGTGGAAAAGAAATTTTGTTTTTTATTGATAATATCTTCCGTTTCACGCAAGCCGGGTCGGAGGTATCGGCCCTGTTGGGACGTATGCCGTCGGCCGTCGGTTATCAACCGACATTGGCATCGGAGATGGGTAAGTTGCAGGAGCGTATAACTTCCACGAAGAATGGTTCAATTACTTCTATTCAGGCCATTTATGTCCCGGCAGACGATTTGACAGACCCGGCACCGGCTACAACGTTCAGTTTCTTGGACGCAACCACCGTGTTGAGCCGTAAGATTACCGAGTTGGGTATTTATCCGGCAGTAGATCCATTGGAATCTTCTTCGCGTATTCTTGATCCGGAAATTGTTGGGGAAGAGCATTATCAAACGGCACAACGGGTAATTGAATTATTGCAGCATTACAATGAATTGCAGGATATTATAGCCATTTTGGGTGTTGATGAATTGTCGGATTCGGATAAAGTTGTGGTGGCACGGGCTCGTCGGGCTCAGCGTTTCTTATCGCAACCCTTTCACGTGGCTGAACAATTCACGGGAATTCCCGGGGTTATGGTTCCGTTGGAAGAAACGATTCGAGGTTTCAAGATGATTCTTGATGGAGATATGGATGAATACCCGGAACAAGCGTTTATGAATGCTGGAACCATTGATGATGTGATCAAAAAAGGGAAAGAGATGATAGAACAAGCGAAGAGTAGAAATTAG
- the atpF gene encoding F0F1 ATP synthase subunit B: MSLFTPEFGLVFWMLVVFLILFGILAKYAWPAIVRMMDERADFIDKGVEYAREAKREREKAQEDAKNLLTEARKQQLEVLQQTERLKREMIVEARKAAENEAKQVREAANLSIEQAKREAELQLRKQVASLSLQIAEKVMRKDLATDKSQMELIGKLLNELENKE, from the coding sequence ATGTCATTATTTACACCGGAATTCGGATTAGTGTTTTGGATGCTGGTTGTCTTTTTGATTCTTTTCGGTATTCTGGCAAAATACGCCTGGCCGGCTATTGTCCGGATGATGGACGAGCGGGCTGATTTTATCGATAAAGGCGTAGAGTATGCCCGGGAGGCCAAGAGAGAGCGGGAAAAGGCACAAGAGGATGCCAAAAATTTGCTGACGGAAGCCCGTAAGCAACAATTAGAGGTATTGCAGCAGACGGAACGACTGAAACGGGAGATGATAGTGGAAGCCCGAAAAGCGGCAGAAAACGAGGCTAAACAAGTGAGGGAGGCAGCCAACTTGTCGATTGAGCAGGCAAAACGAGAAGCTGAATTGCAGTTGCGTAAACAAGTAGCATCTTTGTCTTTGCAAATTGCGGAGAAAGTGATGCGTAAGGACTTGGCTACTGATAAGAGTCAGATGGAGCTGATCGGTAAGTTGTTGAACGAGCTTGAGAATAAAGAATAA